The region ACTGAGAATGCCCTGCATATTCAGTGCTTCGGCGCGCGTGAGCGGATGTGACAGGGCTGGCTCCAGACCGGAAGCCAGGGCGGCCGGGTCGGTCTCTTTCTGTAAGCCGTCGAGGCCGTCGAGTGCAGCTTCAAGTTGCTCGGGTGGCGCCGCAAGGCGAACCACGTCGCGCTCTGGGGCGTCGGCAGGAGCCCGGCCAAGTGCGGCGCGGTAGCCGTCCAGCGTACTTCTGGCCTTGGAATAGCGGCGGGCGCGTACCTGCTCCTGAAACCCTGTCAGCAGCTCAAGCGCGTCCTGCACGTCTACGTCCATCTGCTGGGCGCGGGCGACCTGCGCAGCGCGTTCCCATTCTCCAGCCCGCACCAGTGAATCCAGGGTAGGGGGAACCAGAGGGGGTGATGCATACAGCTCAGGGGAGTCCTGGGCAGCGGTATGGGGCCCGCTCTGCCCGGAACGGACGGGATCACTCATGCCGGAGAGTATACTGACGCGCTCAGCTGGCCGCCGTTGCGCCTGCCCATTGTGATTCCTGCCCACGTTTCTTTGCCCCTGCTCAGAGTGCCCAAGCGTACCGAGCTCCTGAACCCAACTGCCGGAGACCCCGTGACCCTGCCTGATCCTGTCCCTACCACCACCGACCCCGCTGCCGACACCAAAGAGGCGCCGCTGTACTCGCCTGCGCGGGTCCGCGAGCTGCTGAACCGGCATGGACTGAGGCCCACCAAGAGCCTGGGGCAGAACTTCCTGATCGACGGGAATATTCTGCGAGCCATTGCCGAGGCCGGTGGGGCACAGGCCGGGGCACGCATTCTGGAGGTTGGACCGGGACTGGGGGTGCTGACCCGTGAAATCGCTTCGCGGGGCGCACATGTCACCGCCCTGGAAAAGGATGAGCGGCTGCGCCCGGCGCTGGCCGAGACTCTCGCAGGGCTGGATGTCGAGCTGATCTGGGGCGACGCGCTGGACTTTGACTATGCCAGCCTGCCCGAGGGCACGCGCGTGATCGCCAATCTGCCGTACTACATCACGGGAGTGCTGCTCTCTCGCTTTATGCATGCCCCGGGCATCGTGTCGGCCACGGTCCTGGTACAAAAAGAAGTAGGCCAGCGCCTTGCTGCCCGGCCCGGTGAAGACGCCTACGGGTTCCTGAGTGCATTGGCAGCCCTGCACGGCAGTGTCCGGCATGTCCGCGATGTGCCCAAGGGTGCATTTCTCCCGGCCCCTGACGTGACCAGCAGTGTGATCCGGCTGGACTTTGACCGGAGCCGCCCGGCTCCTGAAGCAGCCCTTTTGAAGTTTGTGGAAGGCGCGCTGCACCACCGACGCAAGACACTGCGCAATAACCTGCGCATGATCGGGCATGAAGGCCCGGCCATAGACGCTGCCCTGATTGCCGCCGGACTGCGCCCCGACGTGCGCGCCGAGGACGTGCCCCTGAGCAAACTTGAAGACGTGGCGCGGCGTCTAGGCGTGGTACGGTAACATTTAAGGATCCTGATCCGCCTGCCTAACCCAGAAATTGTGGGCCGCGCTGCCGGCCCGGAGGACAATGTGAAGTTTTACGTTATCGGTGACGTCACCGTCGACCACCTGTACCACCTAGATCGCCTGCCTGCTCCCGGCGAGGAAGTAGCCCCGATTCGTGCCAGCATGGAGCCCGGTGGAGCTGGAGGGACCATCAGCGTGACCCTCGCGCGCCTGGGCCACACCGTTACCCTGGCTGCCCGCGTGGGCGCCGACCCCTTTGCTGAGTATGCCCTGAGCCATGTGCGGCAGACCGGGGTCAGTGAAAGCGCGATTCAGCGTGATCCGGAAGTGCTGACGAGCACGATTACCGTTATGCAGACGGCCAGTGGCCAGCGCGCCATGATCAGCGACGGCGCCGCCAACCGGCTGCTTGATCCTGCGAAGCTCAAGAAGAAGGATGTCGAAGGAGCCGACGCTCTGATCGTGAGTGCCTACAGCCTGACTGAAGGCCCACAGCGTGAATACGCCCTCAAGGCTATTGATCTGGCCCGGGGTGCCAAGAAGCCGGTGCCGGTGTTTATTGACCTGGGTGCCGGCGCGGTCAACCGGGCAGGTACCAGCCTGCTCGGTAGCGTGATTCAGGCGGACTACCTGATGCTCAACCAGCACGAGCTCTTGGCCCTGACCGGCACCAACAGCATCAGTGCGGCGTTGGCCCAGCTGGGCAGCAAGGGTGCCCAGCGAGTGATCGTCAAAGTCGGCAAGATGGGCTCAATCGTATGGACCCCCACGGAAACGGAACTGGTCGACGCTGTGACCCTTGCGGAGAACCTGGTCGACTCCACGGGAGCGGGTGACACTTTTACCGGGGCCTTTGCCCACGCGGTGATGACCGGAGCGTCACTGGCCGAGGCTGCGCGTGCGGCCAATGCTGCGGGCGCCCTGTCGGTGACAAGCTTTGGTGCTCAGGAACGGCCTATTACCCCGGCTGATCTGGCACAGGTCCTGAAGCAGTAGGCTTCAGCCGGAATCTGGATCAGTGAGGTGCCCTTGATCGGGGCACCTCACTGGCTGTGCTATATGACGCGGCTCTGAAACACCATGACATCGCTGCGGCTGTCCAGGGGCCCACCCTGAAAGCTGCCGGTGACTTTCGGGGACTCAAAGCCCGCGAAGCGCAACAACCATTCGACCTCATAGCGCGTGTAGTAACGCTGGGTCAGGGTGTAATGCTGTCTGGTCAGACGGCCGTCCGGCTGCGTGGTGTCCACGTGATATTCGGTGGTGATGTGCTGGCGGGCTTTGTTGTGCCGCTGCACCAGGAAGATATCGCGGCGTGATCCGTCCGGAGCATGGAACGTTTCTCCCTCATGGCGTAGGGTGTTCATCTTCCCGAAGCGCGGCACGTACAGGTCGAATACGAATGGAGTCCCTTTCGGGGCGTGAGTCCTCAGGTTTTCCAGCGCCTGAAGTTGTTCGCTGGGCGTGTAGAGGTGCATCAGGGCGTTGAACGGTGCGATCAGCAGGGAAAACTGCTCATCCAGACGGAAGGTGCGGACGTCCCCCTGCACAAACTGCGGCTGTAGCCCGTCGCGCGCAGCGCGGCTCCTGGCGCGCTCGATCATGCGGGCGCTGGGCTCCAGGCCGATGACATCCACCCCTTTGCGCGAAAGGAATGTGGTGACTCGGCCCGTGCCAGCCCCGACTTCCAGTACCTTGCCGCCCGCCCGCTGTGCTATGCCGGCATAGAAGTGCAGGTCATCCCGGTACAGGTCGTACTGGTGATCGTACAGGTCAGCGAACTCGTCGTAATTCACAGGCGTCAGTATGGCTGGGCAACTCAGTCGCCGTAGCGCTCCAGAAAGGCTTCACGGCTCAGGATGCTCAGCTTGGGCTGAGGAGCACCCGGAACACTGCCGTAACCGCGGCGCAACACGTTGGCCCAGCGCTGGAGCCGCCGCGTATCGGCCGGTGGCAAGTCCACAGTTTCGAACCCCAGGGCTGCGAGCAGGCTTGAGAGGGCTGAAAGGCAAAACACTACCTGCGTATCTTTCAAGTCAGCTCGCGTGCGCAGATCGCGGGCCACTCCACGGAAGTCCTCGCGCGCCAGCCGGACGCTGCGCCGTAAGCCGAGGTCGACCAGCAGCGGATTATTGACGTGGAACTCTGCGGCGGGGATTCCCTGGGGAATCAGCGTGCCGTTCGAAAGCTTGACGCCGTGCAGTGGAAAGGTCACCCGTCCGGTCCGGAACAGATTGTCAGCGCGGCCTTCGGTGGGCCTGACCTGATGGAGCCGGTCATACACGGCGTCAAGGCCAATAAACAGCCGCCGTCTGAGGCCGGCAGTATCGAGAGGAATGGCGCCGTCCAACTCTCCAAGGGGCACGCAGCGGTAGCCGCGAGAGTGCAGTTCCGTAAGCAGTCCAGGCAACGCTGGAACCGTAGTTCGCGCTCCTGGTCCAGCATCATGCAGCACGACCACGGCTCCCGGTGTCACCTGGGCCAGTACCCGCTCTTTCACTTCGGTGGGCGACTGGGCTGGGTCCCAGTCCCGCGCCTCCACGCTCCAGTGGGCCCCTGTCAATCCCGCCATGCGCTGACCGAGCACAGTTGCCAGGGAATACGCCCCATGCGGGGGCCGGTGAAACCTTACCGGCTGTCCGGTCACTACGCCGATCCGCCGGGCAGACCGCGCCGGGTCCAGGAAGCCGTCCCATGGGGTCCGCAGCCAGGCATGTACGTGGCGGGCTGCGTGGGCTCCAACCTCGTGGCCCTCATCCAGCATGCGGCGGATCAGGTCCGGGTGCGCTTCGGCGCGGTTGGCTATCACAAAAAAAGTGGCCCGGGCCTGGGTATCGCGCAGGGCATCCAGGACAAGTGGTGTCGTCACCGGATCAGGACCGTCATCGAACGTAAGAGTCAGTTCACGGCGTTCCCGGCGGCCTTCTCGGATCAGTCCAGCACCAGCCTGTTGTACCAGCAGATACGGCAGCCCTAGATAAACCAGCAGAGCCCCACCAAGTGCAGCCAGTGCGCGCCGCTTCATGCGCGCCCTAGATGTCGCAGCAGCACTTCAGCCACCTGGTCGGCGGCGTCGGGCCGGCCAACTGCACGCGCGCACTGGCTCATGCGCTCACGTTCGTCTTCGTCCAGGGCACGCAGTACTGCCCCACGCAGATCGCGCCGCTGGCGGACCCACACGCCCGCTCCGTGCCGTTCCAGGAAGTCTGCGTTGTGCTCTTCCTGGCCAGGAATCGGCCCAAACACCACCATGGGCACGCCCAGGGCTGTTGCTTCAGCCACCGTGAGGCCTCCAGCCTTTCCGACGACCAGATCAGATGCCGCCAGCAGTTCCGCGAAGTCGGTGGTGTGCCCCAAGCGGTGGATCGTTGCGCTCCCGGACTGCTTCACACCCCGGCCCCGCGCTCCGGCCAGCAGCAGCACCTGCACCCTCCGCCCGAGATTACTTAGTTCGGACAGCAATTCGTTCAGAGCCCGGTAATCACCGTTTCCACCGCCGGACACCAGGAGCAGGGGCAGGTCAGCCCGCAGGCCGTGCTTCTCGCGGAGTGCAGCCCGGTCAGCCCCGATCAGCTGGCGAAAGCGTGCATGGATGGGAATGCCAGTCACAAATATCTTCGCCGGGTCAGCGCCACGCTCCACCATCTGCTGCGCCGTTTCTTCCGAGGCCACCATGGTCAGCTCCGCCTCGGGCCTGATCCAGTGCCGGTGGGCACGGTAGTCGGTGACGACCAGGGCCTGGACGAATGACAGTCCAGTCCTGCGGCGAACCGTGTCGGCCAGTGGAACGGAAGACCAGTAACTGCTGACCACCAGTTCGGGCAGTGTCTGTTCCAGATCGCGCTGCATGCCGCGTAAGCCCACCCAGCGGCAGAAGCTGACGATCAGGCTGAAGGGCCGGTCGTGATCGGTTCCGTGGTAGAACCACGCATACAGCCACGGGGCGTAACGCAGCTCAAAGGCATACAGGTCAACGGTCCACACACGCTCAGTGGGCCCAAGGTAGGCGACCGCGTCGCCCTGCCGCGTTTCGAGCGGCACGCCCCGGGCCTCCAGCGCCTGCTGCACTGCCATCTGCGCCTGGTGATGCCCCGATCCGATGGACGCGCTGACGAACAGCGCCCGTAATGGGCCTTGCTGACTGGACTTTTTCATGCGGGTCACGCCCGCCTCAGCATCCAGAGGCCCGCCACGGCAAACACGATATTGGCCAGCCACACACCCACCTCCGGAACAGCCGGCATGGCTGAAGCCACGGTCAACCCAACGAAGAACAGCAGGTAGTAGGCGACCGCAATCAGCAGAGCAATGCCCAGACTGACCCCCAGGGTCCGGCCAAATCGCAGTGCGAAAGGCAACGCGGAGAGCGCCAGCACGAGGTTGGCAAATGGCAGCGCCAGCTTACGGTTCAGATTGACCCGCGCGGCCTGACGCTCGCTGGCTTTCACACCGGGGGCAGTCAGGGCGGTGATCAGTTCGGGCCAGCCTTCGCTGTCGGCACCAATGGCGTCGGCGTACTGGGCCAGGGTCTGCTTGCGGCTCAGGCCGGTATCCACTTTCAGCGTGTCGGTGGTTTTTTCCGGGATGACCACACTGGGAAACACGTTCTGCACGGCTTCACGAAAAGCGAGGGGATCGTTCTCCGGGACCCTGTTCAGTTCGGAGGCTGCCTCGTAATCCACGGTGTAGACCTGATAACCGCTCAGGGCCAGCTGGTTGTTCTCGAAGGTCCCCTTGTCGGCAAAAATCAGCGTTGCGCGCCTGGGAGCGTCTGCATTCCATTTTTCGACACGTACTCCCCGAAGTTCGCGGGTAGCAGAGTCGTACGAAGCCAGCGCCAGCGTCAGGCCTCCGCCCAGGTCAACGGTCTTTCCGACCAGCTGCGACAGGCCAGCTCCCGTCAGCGCGTCCCAGTACAGGCCGCGGGTTTCCACATTGGCCTTCGGTGCGATCCACAGACTTAGCCACAGGGCCAGCGCCGTCACCAGCCCCGCCACCAGCGCCACAGGCCGTGCCACGCGTCCCAGCCCGATGCCCCCGGACTGCACGGCCACGAGTTCACGCTCGGTGCTCATGCGGCCGAAGGCCACCACGGTCATCAGAACAATGGCCATGGGAAAGACTTTGACCAGCGTGTCCGGTACCTGATACGCAATCCAGCGGCTGACCAGGCCCAGCGGCACGCCTGCCAGCCACTGGCTGGAAATGAAGAAGTAACCGAAGCTCAGCACAGCCGTAAACAGCAGTGTGCCGGCCAGCAGCGGCGGAATCAGTTCGGCAGTTACGTAGCGGGTCAGGCGGGTCACTGGGCAGCCTCGCGCGGACAGACAAAGAAAACAGGCGCCAGGAAAAGAGGGGAGAACAGCATTCCCCTTACCCTAGCGCCCCGACCGGGCGGTCGTCTCACCCTTTGGACAGGGCAAACAGGATGGTAGCTTCGACGGCCAGTTCGCCGTTGACCTCGGCGCGGCAGGTTGTCTTGCCCAGGCCACGACGGGCGAATTCCAGTTTGGCGTGCAGATGCAACTGGTCACCCGGAACGACTTTGCGCTTGAACCTGGCTCCTTCGATCCCGGCGAGATAGCCGACCATGCCTGGTTCGAGACTTTCGTGCATGCAGAAGAAGCTGGCCTGGGCGAGCGCTTCAATCATCAGGACGCCGGGCATCACTGGCTCCTGGGGGAAGTGCCCCGGGAAGAAGGGCTCGTTGAAGGTGACGTTCTTGATGGCATGCACCTCGCCGTTTTCCACACTCAGCACGCGGTCGACCAGCATGAAGGGAAAACGGTGGGGCAGCGTTCTGAGCACGTCCTGAATCATGATCGGGTCCATAGTGTCCTCCTGAAGAAGCAAAGAAAAGGCCGGAGCCTGGAGCGGCCCGGCCTGAAGTGGCGCGCGGGACGCGAATCAGCGGCGCAGGTAGTTGTCGCTGGACACCAGGCTGTCACCCAGCACCGGGATCATTTCCAGCGCCATGCCTGTGCCGACCGCGACGGCTTCTACCGCGTTTTCTGCAACGGCGACCGGAATGCCGGTGGTCTGGCGCAGCAGTTCATCGAAATTGCGCAGCAGGCTGCCGCCGCCGGTCATCACGATGCCACGGTCGATGATGTCGCTGACCAGTTCCGGCGGAGTGATTTCCAGTACGCGCTTAACGCCTTCGACAATCTTGGTGACCGGCTCGGAGAGTGCTTCGACAACATCCGTGCTGTCCAGGCTGATGGTCTTGGGCAGACCGTTGACCAGGTCGCGGCCACGGACTTCGGCGGTCAGGTTCTCGGAGTCGTCGAGCAGCATGGCTGCGCCGACCTTGACCTTGATTTCCTCGGCAGTGCGCTCTCCGATCAGCACGTTATGCTTGCGGCGAACGTAACGGATGATGCTCTCGTCGAATTCGTTGCCCGCCACGCGCATGGACTCGCTGACCACGATGCCGCCCAGTGAAATGACAGCAACGTCGGTACTGCCCCCACCGATGTCTACGACCATGGAACCAATGGGTTCGGCAATCTTGAGTCCGGCACCGATCGCAGCCGCCAGAGGCTCTTCGATCAGGAAGGCGCGCTTGGCATTACTGTTCAGAGCTGCACGCAGGACGGCGCGTTTTTCCACGTCACTGACGTTGCTGGGCACTCCGACCATCAGCTGCGGCTTGAAGCCGAAGAGACGTCCGGCATTGCCCTGCACCTTCTGCAGGAACATGGTGATCATCTTCTCGGTGAGGCCCTCGTCGGCAATGACGCCGTCCTTGATAGGCCGCACAGCGACAATGCCGCCAGGTGTGCGCCCGATCATGCGGTAGGCCTCCTCACCCACGGCCTTGACCTGCTTGCTGTCGCGGGCCATGGCAATCACACTCGGTTCCTGAAGCACCAGGCCGCGCGTCTTGCTGTAAATAAGGAACGTTGCCGTTCCCAGGTCAATGCCGATATCTTCAGAAAACCTTCCCACGCAATCCTCCGGTCAAAACGCATCAATCGTAGCACGCACCATGAAAGCTTCCTGAAGTCGTTCAGAAGCCCCGACAGCCTTTCAGGAACGCGGTTTGATGTAGGCGCTGAGGGCAAAAATGAGTCCGGTCACAATCACCATAAGGGTGGCCCGGGTAAAGCCTGGCAGGGAATCCAGATTCAGGCGTGCGCTGAGGAGGGTCTCGATGCCTCCCAATGAGCGCAGCCACAGGGACGTGCCACCGTTGGGAACCAGAGAAGCGAACGTACCTATGGTCAGCACAGCCAGCGCCATTCCGGTCAGGAACAGAACAACAGTCAGGACCCAGAGCAGCGCACGCATAAAGATTTCACTTTGAGAAGGGCAGAGGCCGGCAGAGTCATCCGGCGCATTCTAAACGCGTGGTTGTTCGGCGCGGTGAAACAGCGTTTCGGAGGATGGGTTTTCCTGGGGAGCAGAGCGAGAACAGAACCCAGTGCCTCCGCCGGGCTGATATGTATGGCTCTACATGCGGTCTGTGACCGCCGACCACGTGACTGACCGTGACACGTTAGAGCGATATCACAGTCCGCAACCAACTGGCCTTCGACCTACTTCTCATGTGAACTGAGCCCTGAATAACCCGAAGAAGTGCTCGGCCTCTACACTGCGGGGGTGAGTCTGCCCGCCCGCGTCCGCGTCACCCGTCCACCCCTTCCTCTGGCTCCTGCGCTTCGTCAGGCGGCGGCGCGGCTCTGTCCGGCTGCGCCGCTGGACCGTCTGTCCAGCGCGGCCCTGGCGATTGCAGGCGGCGCGGTGATAGGAGCGCACCTGAAGTGGGAGGAGGGAGAGGTCCAGGCCATAGAGACAGGCTGGCGCGGGCGGGGCATCGAGGAAGCACTTGCCTCCGCCTTGACTCCTGCGACCTAACGGTCGTTTGGTAGGCTGAACTCATGACCAGCCCCGATACCGGCATGAGCTTTGCCCTCAGCGGCGACCAGCGCATGATTCTTCAGATGGTGCGCGACTATTGCAGGGCCGAACTGGCTCCCAGGGCCGCTGAATTTGACCGGAGCGGCGAGTACCCCCGTGAACAGCTGCGTGGTCTGGCCGAGCTGGGCCTGATGGGGGCCACGGTACCTGAAGAGTGGAACGGTGCTGGCCTGGACTCGGTCACGTATGCCCTGTGCTTGGAAGAAATCGCCGCGGCCGACGCCAGCGTGGCCGTTATCGTCAGTGTGCAGAACGGCCTGCCAGAGCAGATGATTCTGCGCTACGGCACCGACACCCAGCGCGAGAAGTACCTGAAGCCACTGGCCAGCGGCGAGCATATCGGCGCCTTCTGCCTGACCGAAAACAGTGCCGGAAGCGACGCCGCCAGCCTGCGGCTGCGGGCCGAGCGTGATGGGGACAGCTGGGTCTTGAATGGCAGCAAGTCCTGGATCACGTCCGGGGGACAGGCCGATACCTATCTGGTGATGGCCCGGACCGGCGAGAGCGGCGCCAAGGGTGTGAGCTGCTTCATCGTTGAGAACGGCACGCCCGGACTGAGCTTCGGGAAGCCCGAGGAAAAGCTGGGCCTGCACGCGTCACATACCACCACCGTAAACTTTGAAGGCGTGCGCGTCTCCCAGGAAAATATGGTCGGCGCGGAGGGCCAGGGGCTGATCATCGCGCTGGCCAGCCTGGACTCTGGACGCATCGGCATTGCCATGCAGGCTCTGGGGATCGCCCGCGCTGCAATGGAACACGCCACCCGCTATGCCAATGAGCGGGAGCAGTTCGGCAAGAAGCTGCGCGAGTTCGAGGGCGTGTCCTTCAAGATTGCGCGCATGGCGGCGCGCATTGAAAGTACGCGGCTGATTGCCCTGAAGGCGGCGTGGCTCAAGGACCAGGGCCTGGCGTTCGGAAAGGAAGCCAGCATCGCCAAGCTCCTGGCCAGCGAAACGGCCGTGGACGTCACCCGTGACGCTATCCAGGTGTTCGGCGGCAACGGCTACAGCCGGGAATATCCGGTGGAGCGCCTGTACCGCGACGCCAAGGTCACCGAGATCTATGAAGGCACCAGTGAGATTCAGCAGCTGGTGATCAGCCGCGCGGTGTTCAAGGAACTCGAGTAAGGAAAATCAGGCAGAGGAAGAGGGAAAGCATTGAACACGTGCTTTCCCTCTTTGGTAAAGCGAAGCCTCAGTCGGTGTACGCGCCGACCTCGGCACCGCTGACCAGCTTGGCGTACTTGGCCAGGACTCCGCGTTCGTAGTTGGGCTTGGGCGGGCTCCATTCGGCGCGGCGGCGGGCCAGTTCCTCATCCGGCACGTGCAGCGTGAGGTTGAGGGTCTCGGCGTTCAGTTCGATGGTGTCGCCCTCGTGGACCAGCGCGATAGGGCCGCCGACAAAGGCTTCCGGCGCGACATGGCCGACCACCAGGCCGAAGGTTCCTCCGGAGAAGCGTCCGTCCGTGATCAGGCCGACACTGTCGCCCAGACCCTTGCCGATGATGGCACTCGTCGGAGAGAGCATCTCGCGCATGCCGGGGCCGCCTTTGGGACCCTCGTAGCGGATGACCAGCACGTCACCGGCTTTGATGCGGTCGCCCATGATGGCTTCCATGCAGGCTTCTTCCGAGTCGAATACCCGCGCGGGCCCGGTGATCTTGATCTGCTTCAGGCCGCTGATCTTGGCCACGCTGCCATTCGGCGCCAGGTTTCCGCGCAGGATTGCCAGGTGACCCTGCGTGTAGATCGGCTGGTCGAAGGGACGGATGACGTCCTGGTCTGCATTCGGCGCATCAGGCTCATCTGCCAGGTTTTCCGCCACCGTCTTACCGGTCACAGTCAGGCAGTCGCCGTGCAGCAGGCCCTCTTTCAGCAGCATCTTCATCACGCGCGGAATGCCGCCTACCTCGTGCAGGTCGGTAGCCACGTACCGTCCGCTGGGCTTGAGATCACAGAAGACCGGTGTGCGCTCGCGGATGCGCTCAAAGTCTGCCAGCGTCAGGTCAATGTTGCAGGCGTGCGCCACGGCCATCAGGTGCAGGACGGCGTTGGTGCTTCCACCCACGGCCATGATCACGGTGATGGCGTTCTCGAAAGCCTCGCGGGTCAGGATGTCCAGTGGGCGGATATCCGCCTCGATAAGTTTCAGCAGCGCGCGTGCACTGTCGGCGCTGCTGACGGCCTTCTCGGCGTCCACAGCGCTCATGGTGCTGGAGTGCGGCAGGCTCATGCCCATCGCCTCGAAGGCGCTGCTCATGGTGTTGGCGGTGTACATCCCGCCGCACGAGCCGTTGCCGGGGCAGGCACGTTTTTCGATCTGCTCGAAATCGTGCCGGCTGATCTT is a window of Deinococcus deserti VCD115 DNA encoding:
- a CDS encoding UDP-N-acetylglucosamine--LPS N-acetylglucosamine transferase translates to MKKSSQQGPLRALFVSASIGSGHHQAQMAVQQALEARGVPLETRQGDAVAYLGPTERVWTVDLYAFELRYAPWLYAWFYHGTDHDRPFSLIVSFCRWVGLRGMQRDLEQTLPELVVSSYWSSVPLADTVRRRTGLSFVQALVVTDYRAHRHWIRPEAELTMVASEETAQQMVERGADPAKIFVTGIPIHARFRQLIGADRAALREKHGLRADLPLLLVSGGGNGDYRALNELLSELSNLGRRVQVLLLAGARGRGVKQSGSATIHRLGHTTDFAELLAASDLVVGKAGGLTVAEATALGVPMVVFGPIPGQEEHNADFLERHGAGVWVRQRRDLRGAVLRALDEDERERMSQCARAVGRPDAADQVAEVLLRHLGRA
- a CDS encoding polysaccharide deacetylase family protein, whose translation is MKRRALAALGGALLVYLGLPYLLVQQAGAGLIREGRRERRELTLTFDDGPDPVTTPLVLDALRDTQARATFFVIANRAEAHPDLIRRMLDEGHEVGAHAARHVHAWLRTPWDGFLDPARSARRIGVVTGQPVRFHRPPHGAYSLATVLGQRMAGLTGAHWSVEARDWDPAQSPTEVKERVLAQVTPGAVVVLHDAGPGARTTVPALPGLLTELHSRGYRCVPLGELDGAIPLDTAGLRRRLFIGLDAVYDRLHQVRPTEGRADNLFRTGRVTFPLHGVKLSNGTLIPQGIPAAEFHVNNPLLVDLGLRRSVRLAREDFRGVARDLRTRADLKDTQVVFCLSALSSLLAALGFETVDLPPADTRRLQRWANVLRRGYGSVPGAPQPKLSILSREAFLERYGD
- the rsmA gene encoding 16S rRNA (adenine(1518)-N(6)/adenine(1519)-N(6))-dimethyltransferase RsmA, with the protein product MTLPDPVPTTTDPAADTKEAPLYSPARVRELLNRHGLRPTKSLGQNFLIDGNILRAIAEAGGAQAGARILEVGPGLGVLTREIASRGAHVTALEKDERLRPALAETLAGLDVELIWGDALDFDYASLPEGTRVIANLPYYITGVLLSRFMHAPGIVSATVLVQKEVGQRLAARPGEDAYGFLSALAALHGSVRHVRDVPKGAFLPAPDVTSSVIRLDFDRSRPAPEAALLKFVEGALHHRRKTLRNNLRMIGHEGPAIDAALIAAGLRPDVRAEDVPLSKLEDVARRLGVVR
- a CDS encoding class I SAM-dependent methyltransferase, with protein sequence MNYDEFADLYDHQYDLYRDDLHFYAGIAQRAGGKVLEVGAGTGRVTTFLSRKGVDVIGLEPSARMIERARSRAARDGLQPQFVQGDVRTFRLDEQFSLLIAPFNALMHLYTPSEQLQALENLRTHAPKGTPFVFDLYVPRFGKMNTLRHEGETFHAPDGSRRDIFLVQRHNKARQHITTEYHVDTTQPDGRLTRQHYTLTQRYYTRYEVEWLLRFAGFESPKVTGSFQGGPLDSRSDVMVFQSRVI
- a CDS encoding rod shape-determining protein; this encodes MGRFSEDIGIDLGTATFLIYSKTRGLVLQEPSVIAMARDSKQVKAVGEEAYRMIGRTPGGIVAVRPIKDGVIADEGLTEKMITMFLQKVQGNAGRLFGFKPQLMVGVPSNVSDVEKRAVLRAALNSNAKRAFLIEEPLAAAIGAGLKIAEPIGSMVVDIGGGSTDVAVISLGGIVVSESMRVAGNEFDESIIRYVRRKHNVLIGERTAEEIKVKVGAAMLLDDSENLTAEVRGRDLVNGLPKTISLDSTDVVEALSEPVTKIVEGVKRVLEITPPELVSDIIDRGIVMTGGGSLLRNFDELLRQTTGIPVAVAENAVEAVAVGTGMALEMIPVLGDSLVSSDNYLRR
- the fabZ gene encoding 3-hydroxyacyl-ACP dehydratase FabZ; the encoded protein is MDPIMIQDVLRTLPHRFPFMLVDRVLSVENGEVHAIKNVTFNEPFFPGHFPQEPVMPGVLMIEALAQASFFCMHESLEPGMVGYLAGIEGARFKRKVVPGDQLHLHAKLEFARRGLGKTTCRAEVNGELAVEATILFALSKG
- a CDS encoding tetratricopeptide repeat protein, with the translated sequence MSDPVRSGQSGPHTAAQDSPELYASPPLVPPTLDSLVRAGEWERAAQVARAQQMDVDVQDALELLTGFQEQVRARRYSKARSTLDGYRAALGRAPADAPERDVVRLAAPPEQLEAALDGLDGLQKETDPAALASGLEPALSHPLTRAEALNMQGILSALMGDAIQGRLRLEEALQADPKHYRALTNLGNLDLEAGDVVSAERRYREVIALNPDYDGGHHNLGVALRRQGKVSESVAAIRRGQRLSVKRSQEDTRADIKEQYARSPVLRNMRWIILVVLVLAVVLLMRSAGA
- a CDS encoding carbohydrate kinase family protein; the encoded protein is MKFYVIGDVTVDHLYHLDRLPAPGEEVAPIRASMEPGGAGGTISVTLARLGHTVTLAARVGADPFAEYALSHVRQTGVSESAIQRDPEVLTSTITVMQTASGQRAMISDGAANRLLDPAKLKKKDVEGADALIVSAYSLTEGPQREYALKAIDLARGAKKPVPVFIDLGAGAVNRAGTSLLGSVIQADYLMLNQHELLALTGTNSISAALAQLGSKGAQRVIVKVGKMGSIVWTPTETELVDAVTLAENLVDSTGAGDTFTGAFAHAVMTGASLAEAARAANAAGALSVTSFGAQERPITPADLAQVLKQ
- a CDS encoding acyl-CoA dehydrogenase, which produces MTSPDTGMSFALSGDQRMILQMVRDYCRAELAPRAAEFDRSGEYPREQLRGLAELGLMGATVPEEWNGAGLDSVTYALCLEEIAAADASVAVIVSVQNGLPEQMILRYGTDTQREKYLKPLASGEHIGAFCLTENSAGSDAASLRLRAERDGDSWVLNGSKSWITSGGQADTYLVMARTGESGAKGVSCFIVENGTPGLSFGKPEEKLGLHASHTTTVNFEGVRVSQENMVGAEGQGLIIALASLDSGRIGIAMQALGIARAAMEHATRYANEREQFGKKLREFEGVSFKIARMAARIESTRLIALKAAWLKDQGLAFGKEASIAKLLASETAVDVTRDAIQVFGGNGYSREYPVERLYRDAKVTEIYEGTSEIQQLVISRAVFKELE
- a CDS encoding LptF/LptG family permease; its protein translation is MTRLTRYVTAELIPPLLAGTLLFTAVLSFGYFFISSQWLAGVPLGLVSRWIAYQVPDTLVKVFPMAIVLMTVVAFGRMSTERELVAVQSGGIGLGRVARPVALVAGLVTALALWLSLWIAPKANVETRGLYWDALTGAGLSQLVGKTVDLGGGLTLALASYDSATRELRGVRVEKWNADAPRRATLIFADKGTFENNQLALSGYQVYTVDYEAASELNRVPENDPLAFREAVQNVFPSVVIPEKTTDTLKVDTGLSRKQTLAQYADAIGADSEGWPELITALTAPGVKASERQAARVNLNRKLALPFANLVLALSALPFALRFGRTLGVSLGIALLIAVAYYLLFFVGLTVASAMPAVPEVGVWLANIVFAVAGLWMLRRA